In the genome of Aureimonas sp. OT7, one region contains:
- a CDS encoding amino acid permease codes for MAVQEAQGEPKLKRAAGLTQITLFGLGSMLGAGIYGLIGKAAAELGSAVWVAFLVSMVAALLTGLSYASIASRYPRAGGAAYVTQMAYRRPMVSYVVGLAVVCSGLTSIATQSNVVAANIAETFGIGAPHWLLAIGFLVLLSGVLFRGISESLWLNAVCTLVEAFGLILVISVGVSYWGNANLLEFPASEGGGGMEGPVALLVMQGAVLTFFSFIGFEDMLNVSEEVKNPERTMPLAFILAILAATVIYIAVSITAVSVVPWQELAEAAGPLTLVVERAAPWFPVGVFAAITIFAVANTALVNYVMASRLLYGMSRQGLLPAPLGRVHKARHTPYVAIFVLLAIVLLLSLLGDIAALASSTVLLLLMVFTIVNVALIVLKRRPDDKPGKFEVPVIVPALGALSCAALLIVRIAEGDWTAPLIAGGLVVAIVILYFVTGAGDEGRIEKFLASERDS; via the coding sequence ATGGCGGTTCAGGAAGCGCAAGGCGAGCCGAAGCTCAAACGCGCAGCAGGTCTGACGCAGATCACTCTTTTCGGCCTCGGCAGCATGCTCGGGGCGGGCATTTACGGACTGATCGGCAAGGCGGCGGCCGAACTCGGCAGCGCCGTCTGGGTCGCCTTTCTGGTTTCAATGGTGGCGGCGCTTCTGACGGGGCTGTCCTACGCCTCCATCGCCTCCCGCTATCCACGCGCGGGCGGTGCGGCCTACGTGACGCAGATGGCCTATCGCCGCCCCATGGTCAGCTATGTCGTCGGACTTGCCGTTGTCTGCTCCGGCCTGACCTCTATCGCCACGCAATCCAACGTCGTCGCGGCCAATATCGCCGAGACCTTCGGCATCGGCGCGCCGCACTGGCTATTGGCCATCGGCTTCCTGGTGCTGCTATCCGGCGTCCTGTTTCGCGGCATTTCGGAATCGCTGTGGCTCAACGCCGTCTGCACGCTGGTCGAGGCCTTCGGTCTGATCCTCGTCATCTCCGTGGGCGTCAGCTATTGGGGCAACGCCAATCTGCTGGAGTTTCCGGCATCCGAAGGTGGCGGGGGGATGGAAGGCCCGGTCGCGCTGCTGGTCATGCAGGGCGCCGTCCTGACCTTCTTTTCCTTCATCGGCTTCGAGGACATGCTGAACGTGTCGGAAGAGGTGAAGAACCCGGAGCGCACCATGCCGCTCGCCTTCATCCTGGCGATCCTTGCCGCCACGGTGATCTATATCGCGGTCTCGATCACGGCGGTATCGGTGGTGCCCTGGCAGGAACTGGCCGAAGCTGCCGGGCCCCTGACGCTGGTTGTCGAGCGGGCCGCGCCGTGGTTTCCCGTGGGGGTTTTCGCCGCCATCACCATCTTCGCCGTCGCCAATACGGCACTGGTGAACTACGTGATGGCTTCCCGGCTGCTGTACGGCATGTCACGGCAGGGCCTTTTGCCGGCCCCGCTCGGCCGCGTCCACAAGGCGCGTCACACACCTTATGTCGCGATCTTCGTGCTTCTGGCCATCGTGCTCCTCCTCTCGTTGCTGGGGGATATCGCGGCTCTGGCTTCCTCGACCGTCCTACTGTTGCTGATGGTCTTCACCATCGTCAACGTCGCGTTGATCGTCCTGAAGCGGCGGCCGGACGACAAGCCGGGCAAGTTCGAGGTCCCGGTCATCGTCCCGGCGCTCGGCGCGCTATCCTGTGCCGCCCTGCTGATCGTGCGGATTGCGGAGGGAGATTGGACCGCACCGCTGATCGCCGGTGGCCTCGTGGTCGCGATCGTCATTCTCTATTTCGTAACGGGCGCAGGTGACGAAGGGCGCATCGAGAAATTTCTGGCGAGCGAGCGCGATTCCTGA
- a CDS encoding MaoC family dehydratase, with translation MSEVSEAELRQRLVPLETYRGYIDGEPFVSDWLTVDQAMIDQFADATHDHQFIHVDPQRAKAEGPFGGTVAHGFLSLSLLSTLAYRAMPFVEGATIGVNYGFERVRFVSPVRSGARVRGRFRLKGLNERAVTIQSTWETAVEVEGAAKPALTAEWITVSMIQPA, from the coding sequence ATGAGCGAAGTGTCGGAGGCCGAACTCAGGCAGAGGCTTGTGCCGCTGGAAACCTATCGCGGCTACATCGATGGCGAGCCGTTCGTGTCCGACTGGTTGACGGTAGACCAGGCAATGATCGACCAGTTCGCGGATGCGACGCACGATCATCAGTTCATCCATGTCGATCCTCAACGCGCGAAGGCCGAGGGGCCTTTCGGCGGAACGGTGGCGCACGGCTTCCTGTCGCTGTCGCTGCTGTCGACGCTGGCCTATCGCGCCATGCCCTTTGTCGAAGGGGCCACCATCGGCGTCAATTACGGGTTCGAGCGCGTCCGCTTCGTCTCGCCGGTGCGCAGCGGCGCGCGGGTTCGGGGTCGTTTCCGCCTGAAGGGCCTGAACGAGAGGGCGGTGACAATCCAGTCAACCTGGGAAACGGCCGTCGAAGTCGAGGGGGCGGCAAAGCCGGCATTGACCGCAGAGTGGATCACCGTCTCAATGATCCAGCCTGCATAA
- the gph gene encoding phosphoglycolate phosphatase (PGP is an essential enzyme in the glycolate salvage pathway in higher organisms (photorespiration in plants). Phosphoglycolate results from the oxidase activity of RubisCO in the Calvin cycle when concentrations of carbon dioxide are low relative to oxygen. This enzyme is a member of the Haloacid Dehalogenase (HAD) superfamily of aspartate-nucleophile hydrolase enzymes (PF00702).) — translation MSDSPTWPKAILFDLDGTLVDSVPDIHAALNDTLASYGEPPFTLEAVTGFVGQGVPKLIERAYAALDKPIDPASRDKVVERFLSIYGPRATELTTLNAGASSIVRQLGDAGYGLGVVTNKPGSETATILSHFGLSDAMDIVIGGDAGPAKKPAPDLLLLACERLGVVPADTMFVGDSENDVAAAQAAGMAVAVLRGGYTSIPAEALGADYVLERLDQLPQAIMSIKAA, via the coding sequence ATGAGCGATAGCCCGACCTGGCCGAAGGCCATCCTGTTCGATCTCGACGGAACGCTGGTGGATTCCGTCCCCGATATCCATGCGGCGCTGAACGATACGCTGGCCAGCTACGGCGAGCCGCCCTTTACCCTGGAGGCCGTGACCGGCTTTGTCGGGCAGGGCGTGCCGAAGCTGATCGAGCGTGCCTACGCGGCGCTCGACAAGCCCATCGACCCGGCCAGCCGCGACAAGGTGGTAGAGCGGTTCCTGTCCATCTACGGGCCGCGCGCCACAGAACTGACGACCCTCAATGCCGGCGCAAGCTCCATCGTCCGGCAACTCGGCGATGCGGGCTACGGCCTTGGCGTCGTCACCAACAAGCCCGGCTCCGAAACGGCAACGATCCTTTCGCATTTCGGCCTGTCCGATGCGATGGATATCGTGATCGGCGGCGACGCCGGACCGGCGAAGAAGCCCGCACCGGATCTTCTGCTGCTGGCATGCGAACGGCTTGGTGTGGTGCCTGCCGATACGATGTTCGTCGGCGACAGCGAAAACGACGTCGCCGCGGCGCAGGCGGCCGGCATGGCGGTCGCGGTCCTGCGTGGTGGCTACACATCCATACCGGCCGAGGCGCTGGGGGCCGATTATGTGCTGGAGCGACTTGACCAATTGCCGCAGGCCATCATGTCGATAAAGGCGGCGTGA